TTTTAGTTTTTGATATCTTTTGACAAGTGTTTATCAAACTTGGCTTGCTGTTTTGTAAAAGAGCTATCCGTCGAAACCGGTCATCCCCATTTAATAACTAATCTTTACCTCTTAGTTCGCGTTCAATATCACGCTGAACATCTTTTTTCTTTATAGAATCCTTTTTATCAAACTTTCTTTTTGACTTTCCAAGTACAAGTTCTACTTTGACTCTACGTCGTTTATTATACATCATCGTAGGCACAATTTGCAACTTTGCTTGCTTTGTTTTTGTAACAAGTGCTAGTATTTCATTTTTATGTAACAACAACTTCCTAATCCTTGTAGGTTCATATTTTTGCAGACCATCAACGGGGATATTTGCATTAATCAAAAAAATTTCACCTTCAATAATTCTAACGTGTGACTGTGACAAATTTACCCTACCATCTCTAAACGATTTAGCCTCAGCTCCTTTTAAGACAATACCGGCCTCAACCCTCTCTGGAGTTAGTTCATACTCAAACCTAGCTCTCTTGTTAAATGATTTCATAATCTATATCGTTGATTATATATGATTTATGATTTTCTTTTTCCTAAAAAGTGTTTAATGTGTAATTTTAAAGGAAAATATATATGTGAATCCTGTTTTAATAAGGTTCCAAAGGGTGGCTTAAGAAATGGTAATTATTCTATATTTACATATACAGGCATAGTTAGAAAAGCAATAATTTCTTTAAAGTATAAATTTGCGTTTGACATAGCAGATGAACTAACAGAGATTAGTCTTAAAAACTTAAAAACTTTTGAACAACCCAAAAACATTGTTTTACTCCCGATTCCATTACATTTCAGGAGAGAGAATTGGAGAGGCTTTAACCAGTCAGAAATAATTGGAGAGAAGCTGGCAAAGGCAACTGGTTGGAAGTATGTTTCTGACTTACTTGTTAGGAACAAAAATACACAGCCCCAAGTGGGATTAAAGGGTCTTGCTCGTCACCAAAATCTTGAAGATGTTTTTATTCTTAATAAAAATTATGAAATATCAAAGATAATTAATAAAAAAATTATTATTTTTGATGATGTTTACACAACAGGTTCTACCATAAAGGAGGCCAAAAAAGTGCTTATAAATGCAGGTTTTAAAAAGGTTTTCAGTTTAACGGTTGCGAGATAACAGTTGGAGTAAAAAGATTAAAAGAAAAGCAGTAAAAGACATTAAAGGTATTGTTATGTAGCCAAAAGTCATTACAAAAACTTTTGCACAGCCCACTGAATAGCCAACCGCAACACAGGAAGATGGTAGCAATCCAAGCTGAGTTAGGTAGTGAAATCCTGCAAGTAAAACACCCATACCAGAGAGGGGAAGAACATATTTTGAAACATCTTTGTACCTATTTTTTAAGGAAACAAAAAGTATCACAACTAGTGGATACATTAGAATTCTTTGATACCAACAATACTTACAAGGTTCAAAACCTGCAATCTCAGAATAATATAGACTCCCAAGCATTGATACTAAAGCAATTATAAAAGTATAAATATCTGCAAACTTAACTATTTTTTTAAAAAAGTTAGATTTCTTTTTTCTGTTTAGATACATCAAAACTAAAAGAATAATAATTTGAACTTGAGCAATAATAGTTAGAACTGATAAAAATTCTGTCATTGTAATGAGCATTCTGTTTTCTCGGCCAGTTTTTCAAGTGGTATCACTCCATTTTCTCGGCTTCCGTCTGCAAAAATCCAAGTTGGATAACTTTCGATTCCCTTTTCAGTGCATTGGGATAACTGACTATTACCATCTGGAGTAGAGCATTCAATATAATTTAAAAAATCTACAGATTTACCAAACATATTTTTTTGATTTCTACAGTGTGAGCACCAAAAAGCACCATAGAACTCGGCACCTTTTTCATTTAAACACTTTGCAAAATCATCATATTTACCAGGAGTGTTACCTGATTTAACTAAAAGAACAGATGCACCAATTATTAAAATTGCTGAAGATATTATTATAATAATGACATTTTTACTAAAAGGCATGAATTATTGTAACATATTTACACTTTTAGAACTTAGATTTTAATAACGTTCGTTAATTACAAACTACAAAGTGTAAATATTCTGTTGTTCTATTTGTTGTAAATTTCCTATTTTGTGATTTATCTGCCTTGAAACGGCCATATTCTTTTGTAAAGTGACCATATTTCCCACGCAAGCTCATTATTTGTTTAATGTCGTCTGTTGTCATTAAACCTTCGTTGTTGTAGCTTAAAAAGATATATTTAGCTTTTGCACTTAAGATTAAATCTCTAAATACATTTTTTACTTGTGTTCTTGAACAATAAAGGGATTTTTGGTCCTGATACTCACGCAAACCAGTTTTACCGTATATTTTTGGGTTGTCATATTTTGCTACAGTTTCAAGAATATGATAATTTGTCGCATATTGCCGATGGTTGTATGGCGGATCCAAATATAAAATGTCACCTTTAACTTTTTTTAATACTTTATTTATATCCTCGTTAAAAACTTCGTGATCTTGGTCGTTTATAATTAGTTCGGCTGGCTTTAAAATCAAATTATTCTGCGCTGTTCTCTTCAGTTTTTTTAGAAAGGCGCCATATACAGAAGCGGTGTTTGCATATTTATCAATTGATTCAATTAAACTTGTAATCAAAAAGTAG
This bacterium DNA region includes the following protein-coding sequences:
- the smpB gene encoding SsrA-binding protein SmpB, encoding MKSFNKRARFEYELTPERVEAGIVLKGAEAKSFRDGRVNLSQSHVRIIEGEIFLINANIPVDGLQKYEPTRIRKLLLHKNEILALVTKTKQAKLQIVPTMMYNKRRRVKVELVLGKSKRKFDKKDSIKKKDVQRDIERELRGKD
- a CDS encoding ComF family protein, with product MCNFKGKYICESCFNKVPKGGLRNGNYSIFTYTGIVRKAIISLKYKFAFDIADELTEISLKNLKTFEQPKNIVLLPIPLHFRRENWRGFNQSEIIGEKLAKATGWKYVSDLLVRNKNTQPQVGLKGLARHQNLEDVFILNKNYEISKIINKKIIIFDDVYTTGSTIKEAKKVLINAGFKKVFSLTVAR
- a CDS encoding disulfide bond formation protein B, which produces MTEFLSVLTIIAQVQIIILLVLMYLNRKKKSNFFKKIVKFADIYTFIIALVSMLGSLYYSEIAGFEPCKYCWYQRILMYPLVVILFVSLKNRYKDVSKYVLPLSGMGVLLAGFHYLTQLGLLPSSCVAVGYSVGCAKVFVMTFGYITIPLMSFTAFLLIFLLQLLSRNR
- a CDS encoding DNA adenine methylase, with the translated sequence MNYIGSKLSLLGFLEESINKVVDKNCNTFCDLFAGTGAVGKHFKKKGYKIVANDIQYYSYILNRHYIGNHKELLFKKLTKEISSLKNIIPSKRKKNVCDYLSALKGVKGFIYQNYCPTGTKDQKESRQYFSDENGMRCDAIRQKIEDWKIKKLISSDEYYFLITSLIESIDKYANTASVYGAFLKKLKRTAQNNLILKPAELIINDQDHEVFNEDINKVLKKVKGDILYLDPPYNHRQYATNYHILETVAKYDNPKIYGKTGLREYQDQKSLYCSRTQVKNVFRDLILSAKAKYIFLSYNNEGLMTTDDIKQIMSLRGKYGHFTKEYGRFKADKSQNRKFTTNRTTEYLHFVVCN